In a genomic window of Hyphomonas sp.:
- a CDS encoding flagellar basal body P-ring protein FlgI: MFRTALIALLSGLIAFGASSPADAQTRIRDVVDVEGVRQNDLIGYGIVVGLNGTGDSVRNSPFTEDSLTYMLERLGVNVQGEDIKPNNAAAVLVTATLPSFARSGSTIDVTVSSIGDAKSLEGGTLILTPLKGADNEIYAVAQGSIIVSGIDVQAQAARETRGTPTAGAVPNGARIEREIGYDFNERSSLVLALRDPDFTTAARIEDVINTAYGAPVAYTRDPGTVDLDLRGISGSPARILAEIENLPVSVSVPARVVIDEKSGTIVLGEDVRISKVAIAQGNISIKVVESPVVSQPNPFARGESIALPRSRITIGQTGSKNIAMLDANVSLSELIAGLNALGVTPQETADIIRTMKTAGALHADLIIR, translated from the coding sequence ATGTTCCGCACCGCCCTGATCGCCCTTCTGTCCGGCCTGATTGCCTTCGGCGCGTCCAGCCCTGCCGACGCCCAGACGCGAATCCGGGATGTGGTGGATGTGGAAGGCGTGCGCCAGAACGATCTGATCGGGTACGGCATCGTGGTTGGCCTGAACGGAACCGGGGACTCCGTCCGGAACTCTCCCTTTACGGAAGACTCGCTCACCTACATGCTCGAGCGGCTAGGCGTGAATGTACAGGGCGAAGACATCAAGCCCAACAATGCAGCCGCCGTGCTGGTTACCGCCACCCTGCCTTCCTTCGCCCGCAGCGGTTCGACGATTGACGTGACAGTGTCATCCATCGGCGACGCCAAGAGCCTTGAAGGCGGCACATTGATCCTGACCCCGCTGAAGGGCGCTGACAATGAAATCTATGCCGTCGCCCAGGGCAGCATCATCGTGTCCGGGATCGACGTTCAGGCCCAGGCCGCAAGAGAAACACGGGGCACGCCGACCGCCGGCGCCGTTCCCAATGGCGCTCGCATTGAACGCGAGATCGGCTATGACTTCAACGAACGCAGCAGTCTGGTCCTGGCACTTCGCGACCCTGATTTCACGACAGCCGCCCGTATCGAGGATGTCATCAACACTGCCTATGGTGCACCGGTCGCCTATACGCGCGATCCCGGTACGGTTGATTTGGACCTGCGCGGAATCAGCGGGTCCCCGGCGCGCATCCTTGCCGAAATCGAGAATCTGCCGGTCAGCGTATCGGTCCCGGCCCGCGTCGTAATCGACGAGAAGTCCGGCACCATCGTCTTGGGCGAAGATGTTCGCATCTCGAAGGTTGCAATTGCACAGGGCAACATATCCATCAAGGTCGTCGAAAGCCCCGTTGTCTCGCAACCCAACCCCTTCGCAAGGGGCGAATCCATTGCCCTTCCCCGGTCTCGCATCACGATTGGCCAGACGGGCAGCAAGAACATCGCCATGCTGGATGCGAACGTCTCCCTGTCGGAACTGATCGCAGGATTGAATGCGCTTGGCGTGACGCCTCAGGAAACGGCAGATATTATCCGGACCATGAAGACCGCAGGCGCCTTGCACGCCGATCTGATCATCCGTTAA
- a CDS encoding flagellin: MSNLSISAGLLTASLSQNVSELRSRISTTSTEATTGRYEDLTLHLSGRIGKAMLSQKAVDDIGSDRQILTLRSSRLSLIQNSLTTIQDSTSGIAARMLSAAVGEHKTETATAARDAKAALTSTLSSLNARYGDRFLFAGDATASQPFPDPARLLSDIEQIAQTATSAADFQAQVDTYFTSPTGGWLQDVYQGSTTTSDPEGVNANHDAIRSLVTDLVILAVGGPDGGLSRLDGYSQLLQDTSLSLSSSETDITNLRADLGVFEERIANELTSLDTQETILVASFNQLTARDQYEAATELQALEATLEASYLLTARLSQLSLLNYLG; encoded by the coding sequence ATGAGCAATCTTTCCATATCCGCCGGCCTGCTGACCGCCAGCCTTAGTCAGAACGTCTCGGAACTGCGATCACGGATCAGTACGACATCCACCGAAGCGACCACAGGCCGGTATGAGGACCTGACCCTCCACCTGTCCGGGCGGATCGGCAAGGCGATGCTCAGCCAGAAGGCCGTCGACGACATCGGCTCGGATCGTCAGATACTGACGCTGCGCAGTTCGCGCCTGTCCCTGATCCAGAACAGCCTGACCACCATTCAGGACAGCACCAGCGGGATCGCCGCGCGCATGCTCAGTGCCGCTGTGGGCGAACACAAGACCGAGACCGCGACGGCAGCCCGCGACGCAAAGGCCGCACTGACTTCCACCTTGTCGTCGCTCAATGCCCGCTATGGTGACCGTTTCCTGTTTGCCGGTGATGCGACGGCCAGCCAGCCCTTCCCCGATCCGGCCAGGCTTCTGTCCGACATCGAACAGATAGCCCAGACCGCGACCAGCGCGGCCGACTTCCAGGCGCAGGTCGATACCTATTTCACGTCTCCCACCGGAGGCTGGCTTCAGGACGTGTATCAGGGCAGCACCACAACATCAGACCCCGAGGGCGTGAACGCAAATCATGATGCGATCCGCTCCCTTGTCACTGACCTTGTCATCCTTGCCGTCGGGGGACCTGACGGGGGCCTGTCGCGCCTGGATGGTTATAGCCAATTGTTGCAGGATACCTCGCTCAGTCTGTCTTCGAGCGAAACGGACATCACCAATCTTCGCGCGGATCTGGGCGTGTTCGAGGAACGTATCGCAAATGAACTGACCAGTCTCGATACCCAGGAAACGATTCTGGTTGCCTCTTTCAACCAGTTGACGGCGCGGGACCAGTATGAAGCCGCGACCGAACTGCAGGCGCTCGAAGCAACCCTCGAAGCCTCCTACCTGCTCACCGCGCGTCTGTCGCAACTCTCTCTTCTGAACTATCTGGGATAA
- the flgK gene encoding flagellar hook-associated protein FlgK gives MSISSAINTAQSGLRVSGLRADIVATNVANASTPGYVRRSVVLSETLLGGRTVGVSSTGVTRAEDSVLTTQRRALSGDVAQASLMASTWQVLSSRLGDDAEGTGLFSKFSSFESALAASVASPESGTQLAALLDSANAVVKELNNLSTLVTQQRSEADREIADGVDVVNTALKKIEALNTQLTKMDRTTSEAAALMDERQRTLDTIAEYLPIQAIPRENGKLDVVTVEGVYLVAGTAKQIEFTPGTSFGADQTVDNGALSGLTVDGLNLTPGASSYAAVSGGMFGALFTLRDTDLPAFNAQIDMVAEDLVTRLSADSIDPTKTPGDFGLFVDTGTVGDPGLAGRIAINAQIDPTQGGNLWRLRDGIGAAAEGPPGNNSILSAMSDAFTAVQSMNANGIQGSFSSTELVAHIASVTGQKRISHESVLSSASTQYEIVAQSELTETGVDIDSQMQDLLVIEQAYAANARVIEIANQMLQQLMEI, from the coding sequence TTGAGTATCTCAAGCGCCATCAACACGGCACAGTCCGGTCTCAGGGTTTCGGGCCTGAGAGCGGACATTGTCGCCACCAACGTCGCCAACGCATCAACGCCGGGCTATGTCCGGCGTTCTGTCGTCCTGAGCGAAACCCTGCTGGGGGGCCGGACGGTTGGCGTTTCGTCGACCGGTGTGACACGGGCCGAAGATTCTGTTCTGACCACCCAGCGCCGCGCCCTGTCAGGAGACGTGGCCCAGGCCAGCCTCATGGCCAGCACCTGGCAGGTCCTGTCGTCCCGACTCGGCGACGACGCGGAAGGTACCGGCCTCTTCAGCAAGTTTTCCAGCTTTGAATCCGCGCTGGCGGCCTCCGTCGCATCTCCCGAATCCGGCACACAGCTTGCGGCCCTTCTGGACTCGGCCAATGCCGTCGTGAAGGAACTGAACAACCTCTCCACACTGGTCACCCAGCAACGCTCGGAAGCTGACCGGGAAATTGCCGACGGGGTGGATGTCGTCAATACCGCGCTCAAGAAGATCGAAGCCCTCAATACCCAGCTTACCAAGATGGACCGCACGACATCTGAAGCGGCCGCCCTCATGGACGAGCGCCAGCGCACACTGGACACGATCGCGGAATACCTGCCGATACAGGCAATCCCGCGCGAGAATGGCAAACTGGATGTGGTCACCGTGGAAGGTGTGTATCTGGTTGCCGGAACGGCGAAGCAGATTGAATTCACGCCGGGTACGTCGTTTGGCGCGGACCAGACCGTCGACAATGGCGCCCTGTCCGGCCTGACCGTCGATGGCCTTAACCTCACACCCGGCGCCTCGAGCTACGCAGCCGTCTCCGGCGGCATGTTCGGCGCCCTGTTCACGCTGCGCGACACCGACCTTCCTGCATTCAACGCGCAGATTGACATGGTCGCGGAAGATCTCGTCACCCGGCTTTCGGCGGACTCCATTGATCCCACCAAGACGCCGGGTGATTTCGGCCTCTTCGTGGATACAGGCACGGTCGGGGATCCCGGCCTTGCAGGACGGATTGCCATCAACGCCCAGATCGACCCGACACAGGGCGGCAATCTCTGGCGCCTGCGCGATGGCATCGGCGCGGCAGCAGAAGGTCCGCCCGGAAACAATTCCATCCTGTCGGCGATGTCTGACGCCTTTACGGCTGTGCAGTCGATGAATGCAAATGGCATTCAGGGCAGCTTCTCATCGACAGAATTGGTGGCGCATATCGCGTCGGTCACAGGCCAGAAGCGCATTTCTCATGAATCCGTCCTGTCCTCCGCGTCGACGCAGTATGAAATTGTGGCACAATCCGAATTGACCGAGACCGGCGTGGATATCGACAGCCAGATGCAGGACCTTCTCGTGATCGAACAGGCCTACGCCGCGAATGCGCGCGTCATCGAAATTGCCAACCAGATGCTGCAACAGCTGATGGAGATCTGA
- a CDS encoding flagellar hook protein FlgE — protein MSISSSLNAGVMGLNSNSSRLSAISDNIANSSTYGYKRSQVDFSSMVLQQQSSAYAAGGVRVTAFKDISATGSLISTGNATDIAVSGRGLVPVTDNTGVNSLSSERSLFLLPTGSFYADESGNLRTQSGMFLLGWPANSDGEIGNVSRNSGSNLEPVNIAASQYTASPTSRIELGINLPADATTAGGSGESYTLPIEYFDNLGRAQTLSIEFSPTVPASGSSNAWTVQIFDSAGDPAVSIGDLDITFADSAANGGRIDTITASGGAVYDPATGSVSLNLPHGPVEVFLGRPSDSAGITQLSANFSPTSVSKDGAPIGDLQSVEIDENGYLQAIYNTGFRRTLYQIPVGDVPNMNGLKALDGQAYRVSAESGNLYLWDAGTGPVGSIEGYALMESTTDIAAELTDLIETQRAYSSSAKIVQTVDEMLQETTNLKR, from the coding sequence ATGAGTATTTCTTCGTCCCTGAATGCGGGCGTGATGGGGCTTAACTCGAATTCAAGCCGCCTTTCTGCCATTTCCGACAACATCGCCAACTCGTCCACATATGGCTACAAGCGCAGCCAGGTGGATTTCTCCAGCATGGTGCTGCAGCAGCAATCGTCTGCCTATGCGGCCGGCGGGGTCAGGGTCACGGCGTTCAAGGACATCTCCGCAACCGGATCGCTCATTTCCACCGGCAACGCGACCGATATTGCCGTATCCGGACGCGGACTCGTTCCGGTGACGGACAATACGGGTGTGAACTCCCTTTCCTCCGAGCGCAGCCTCTTCCTGCTGCCGACCGGCTCCTTCTATGCAGACGAGAGCGGCAACCTGCGGACGCAGAGCGGCATGTTCCTGCTCGGCTGGCCGGCAAACTCCGACGGTGAAATCGGCAATGTCAGCCGCAATAGCGGCAGCAATCTCGAGCCGGTCAACATTGCCGCCTCCCAGTACACGGCGTCGCCCACATCGCGGATCGAGCTTGGCATCAACCTGCCGGCCGATGCAACGACCGCTGGTGGATCCGGCGAAAGCTACACATTGCCGATCGAGTATTTCGACAATCTCGGCCGCGCACAGACCCTGTCCATCGAATTCTCGCCGACTGTTCCGGCGTCCGGCTCCAGCAATGCCTGGACCGTGCAGATCTTCGACAGCGCCGGCGATCCGGCGGTGTCTATCGGTGATCTGGACATTACATTCGCAGACAGCGCCGCAAATGGCGGACGTATCGATACGATCACCGCGTCCGGCGGTGCGGTTTACGATCCGGCCACAGGCAGCGTATCCCTGAACCTGCCGCATGGCCCGGTTGAAGTCTTCTTGGGCCGCCCGAGCGACAGCGCCGGCATCACCCAGCTTTCAGCCAATTTCTCGCCGACCTCCGTCAGCAAGGATGGCGCCCCGATTGGTGACCTGCAATCGGTGGAAATCGACGAAAATGGATACCTTCAGGCCATCTACAATACCGGCTTCCGCCGCACACTGTATCAGATCCCGGTTGGAGACGTACCGAACATGAACGGCCTCAAGGCCCTTGACGGTCAGGCCTATCGCGTCTCGGCAGAGAGCGGAAACCTTTATCTCTGGGATGCCGGTACCGGACCGGTGGGTAGCATCGAAGGGTACGCCCTGATGGAGTCCACCACGGACATCGCGGCCGAGCTGACAGACCTGATCGAAACGCAGCGCGCCTATTCATCCAGCGCCAAGATCGTTCAGACGGTCGACGAGATGCTCCAAGAAACAACCAACCTGAAGCGCTGA
- a CDS encoding flagellar motor protein MotB — MGDQSSTQPIIIKRKKVVQGDGHHGGAWKVAYADFVTAMMAFFLLMWLLNATTEEQRKGIADYFNPTIPVSRISGGGSDGLNGSSMFTEETYAKMGTGGTRNVTVDTPGNAESRAADASTQEVAENLNNLRDELSQDAKHLSEHLMIKMSPEGMVLEVVDSDSSPLFAVGSSNPTPLLMELLTSISGSLGTFQNDLKIVGHTDSLQYRQDNGYDNWNLSTDRANTIRRLLLSQGLMPSRLREVSGRADTDPLAPDNPSASQNRRISIVILTDAGKDELRLSAY; from the coding sequence ATGGGCGACCAATCGTCGACACAACCGATCATCATCAAGCGCAAGAAGGTTGTGCAGGGGGACGGCCACCATGGCGGGGCCTGGAAAGTTGCCTATGCCGACTTTGTCACGGCCATGATGGCGTTCTTCCTGCTCATGTGGCTTCTGAACGCCACCACGGAAGAACAGCGCAAGGGCATCGCCGACTATTTCAATCCCACGATTCCCGTCAGCCGGATATCCGGGGGCGGATCGGATGGCCTGAACGGCTCGTCCATGTTCACCGAGGAAACCTATGCCAAAATGGGCACGGGCGGAACACGCAACGTGACGGTGGATACGCCCGGCAATGCCGAAAGCCGGGCTGCCGATGCCAGCACACAGGAAGTGGCCGAGAACCTCAACAATCTGCGCGATGAACTGAGCCAGGATGCCAAACACCTGTCCGAACACCTGATGATCAAGATGTCTCCCGAGGGCATGGTACTGGAAGTGGTCGACTCCGACAGCTCTCCCCTGTTCGCCGTCGGCAGCAGCAATCCGACCCCGCTCCTGATGGAGTTGCTCACCTCCATTTCCGGTTCGCTGGGCACGTTCCAGAATGACCTGAAAATTGTTGGCCACACGGACAGCCTGCAATACCGGCAGGACAATGGCTACGATAACTGGAACCTGTCGACAGACCGCGCCAACACCATTCGCCGGCTTCTGCTGAGCCAGGGCCTGATGCCATCCCGGCTTCGCGAAGTGTCCGGCCGCGCTGACACGGATCCGCTGGCACCCGACAACCCGTCGGCTTCACAGAACCGGCGTATCTCGATCGTCATCCTGACCGATGCGGGCAAAGATGAACTAAGGTTATCCGCTTATTAA
- a CDS encoding FliM/FliN family flagellar motor switch protein, with the protein MRQCEPFWLMLAASVGQWAHEVYGVASDPHLQSRKVLADKDLETAFGDSFAFILPGQSAGAMAAVSINAPGARKYAATRLRQDVASLKNAPELFLRLMSEHAARALWKRVSLAFSKDAAQAAPLQLVEFNATADALENETGYLCLTYTLGGDGGEDSWLIEGGGDAPEVQLLVKMQDVKSAVRTLQTKAEKTVTSDSGGHDVLRKRVRDTAVVLDAVLDTLPMTIGACSRLEIGQVIALPGAKMDRLHLSAGTVSGSLPISQGELGAWKGFRALKLRTPVPEDVIREIAEI; encoded by the coding sequence GTGCGACAGTGTGAGCCTTTCTGGCTGATGCTGGCCGCATCTGTCGGCCAGTGGGCGCACGAAGTCTATGGTGTCGCCAGTGATCCGCACCTCCAGTCACGGAAGGTCCTGGCCGACAAGGATCTCGAAACCGCATTTGGAGACTCATTCGCTTTTATTCTGCCAGGCCAGTCTGCAGGCGCAATGGCGGCCGTTTCCATCAACGCGCCGGGCGCCCGGAAATATGCTGCGACACGCCTGCGCCAGGATGTCGCCAGCCTGAAGAATGCACCGGAACTATTCCTTCGGCTGATGTCGGAGCATGCCGCTCGCGCGCTCTGGAAAAGGGTGTCGCTGGCATTCTCCAAAGATGCCGCGCAGGCGGCGCCGCTCCAGCTCGTCGAGTTCAATGCGACTGCTGACGCACTCGAGAATGAAACTGGCTATCTTTGCCTGACATACACGCTTGGCGGAGACGGGGGCGAGGACAGCTGGCTGATAGAAGGGGGTGGAGACGCCCCCGAAGTACAGCTTCTGGTGAAGATGCAGGACGTGAAAAGCGCGGTCCGAACCCTGCAGACCAAAGCAGAGAAGACGGTCACGTCCGATTCCGGCGGTCATGATGTGCTGAGAAAGCGTGTGCGCGATACGGCCGTTGTCCTCGATGCCGTGCTGGACACGCTGCCGATGACCATCGGCGCTTGTTCAAGACTTGAGATCGGGCAGGTCATTGCCCTGCCTGGCGCGAAAATGGACAGGCTGCACCTCAGCGCAGGCACGGTCAGCGGGTCACTGCCGATCAGCCAGGGGGAATTAGGAGCTTGGAAAGGGTTCAGGGCGCTGAAACTGCGCACACCCGTTCCGGAAGATGTCATTCGGGAAATTGCGGAAATCTGA
- the motA gene encoding flagellar motor stator protein MotA encodes MNAIAGLVVTVVMVFGGYILAGGHMDIITHALPFEMMMIGGAATGAFLAANDITTIKHAFEDIVAAFKGPKWKKADYQDLLCLMHELLNVLKKNPVDIEAHIEAPEESEIFARYPKIQKDKRAVEMICDTIRSMIMNFDNVHQVEELLEKQLDSLLEEKLHGSHALQNMADALPALGIVAAVLGVIKTMSSIDKPPEILGGMIGGALVGTFLGVFLAYGIVGPFAARVKHIRVEEHNFYSMIGEVLVSNLHKNPVNICVEVARRHAPTRVRPSFNEVEEAIRGLKQVA; translated from the coding sequence GTGAACGCAATAGCAGGTCTGGTGGTCACAGTCGTCATGGTCTTCGGCGGGTACATCCTCGCTGGAGGGCACATGGATATCATTACCCATGCGCTTCCATTCGAGATGATGATGATTGGAGGCGCGGCAACAGGCGCCTTCCTCGCTGCCAATGACATCACGACCATCAAGCACGCTTTCGAAGACATCGTCGCGGCCTTCAAGGGGCCGAAATGGAAGAAGGCAGACTATCAGGACCTGCTCTGCCTGATGCACGAATTGCTCAATGTGCTGAAAAAGAACCCAGTCGACATCGAAGCCCACATCGAAGCCCCGGAAGAATCGGAAATCTTTGCGCGCTACCCGAAGATCCAGAAGGACAAGCGGGCCGTCGAGATGATCTGCGACACGATCCGCTCGATGATCATGAACTTTGATAATGTGCATCAGGTCGAAGAGCTTCTGGAGAAGCAGCTGGACAGCCTGCTCGAGGAAAAGCTTCACGGTTCCCACGCCCTGCAGAATATGGCGGACGCCCTGCCTGCGCTCGGAATCGTCGCGGCCGTTCTGGGCGTGATCAAGACAATGTCCTCCATCGACAAGCCTCCGGAAATTCTGGGCGGCATGATTGGCGGCGCGCTGGTCGGAACCTTTCTTGGTGTGTTTCTGGCCTACGGGATTGTTGGCCCCTTTGCTGCGCGCGTGAAACATATCCGGGTCGAAGAACACAATTTCTATTCGATGATCGGCGAAGTGCTGGTGTCGAACCTCCACAAGAACCCGGTCAATATCTGTGTTGAGGTTGCGCGCCGCCATGCGCCAACCCGTGTCCGGCCTTCATTCAACGAGGTCGAGGAAGCCATTCGGGGGTTGAAACAGGTCGCGTGA
- a CDS encoding flagellar hook-basal body complex protein — protein MSNAIYATLTRQDGLLREMQVIANNVANASTTGYKSNHAIFAEHVAAAGNGTDGVSMGSLAGHNFDLSQGGMKHTGGQFDLAIHGDGFFVLDTPAGERLTRAGAFQLSADGNLVDAFGNQVQGAGGGAIAIPQEVTQVSIAPDGTVSSGEEIFGQIGIVTADGQLSQEGGTMFAAPQGYQPVEEPNVIQGTLEQSNVSSILEVSRLIEVQRAYEAGQSLIEKEDERISQMIKTMRQL, from the coding sequence ATGTCGAATGCCATTTATGCGACACTGACCCGTCAGGACGGGTTGCTGCGGGAAATGCAGGTGATTGCGAACAATGTCGCAAACGCCAGCACGACCGGGTACAAATCCAATCATGCCATCTTTGCCGAACACGTTGCTGCAGCCGGCAACGGGACGGACGGCGTCTCGATGGGCAGTCTTGCAGGCCACAATTTCGACTTGTCCCAAGGCGGCATGAAACATACGGGCGGACAGTTTGACCTGGCCATTCATGGCGATGGATTCTTTGTTCTCGATACGCCAGCAGGAGAGCGTCTGACCCGGGCTGGCGCGTTCCAGTTGTCCGCTGACGGCAACCTTGTGGATGCGTTTGGAAACCAGGTGCAGGGGGCAGGCGGCGGAGCGATTGCGATCCCGCAGGAAGTCACCCAGGTATCCATAGCGCCGGACGGTACAGTCTCGTCGGGGGAAGAAATCTTTGGTCAGATTGGCATTGTTACGGCTGATGGCCAGTTGAGCCAGGAAGGCGGGACCATGTTTGCCGCCCCACAAGGCTACCAGCCGGTGGAAGAACCCAATGTGATCCAGGGGACACTCGAGCAGTCAAATGTGTCGTCCATCCTGGAAGTTTCGCGGTTGATCGAAGTGCAGCGGGCCTATGAGGCCGGCCAGAGTCTCATCGAAAAGGAAGATGAGCGGATCAGCCAGATGATCAAGACAATGCGCCAGCTGTAG
- the flgG gene encoding flagellar basal-body rod protein FlgG: MKSLQIAATGMAAQQLRVEVISNNIANMSTAAYRPRTAEFSDLMYQQHLTPGTITSQVGTVVPAGIQLGTGVKASSVSMEITQGGLRQTGAELDLAIDGTGFFEITLPSGESAYTRDGKLNRSAEGEIVTMEGYPLADGLVIPEDARSIAISRDGEVVAYFDDETDGQPIGNISLVRFINEKGLEAMGDNLFRETEASGPPNQLVPGTEGMGLIQQGFLEESGVDVVQEISDLIEAQRGYELNSKVITAADEMLAATTRVR; encoded by the coding sequence ATGAAGTCATTGCAGATTGCTGCGACAGGGATGGCCGCTCAGCAGCTACGCGTTGAGGTTATCTCCAACAATATCGCGAACATGAGTACTGCCGCTTACCGGCCGCGTACGGCAGAATTCTCGGACCTCATGTATCAACAGCACCTGACGCCGGGAACGATCACGTCCCAGGTCGGAACTGTGGTTCCTGCCGGCATCCAGCTCGGTACGGGTGTGAAGGCGTCCTCCGTCTCGATGGAGATCACGCAAGGCGGCCTGCGCCAGACGGGCGCGGAACTGGACCTCGCCATCGACGGCACCGGGTTCTTTGAGATCACACTGCCATCCGGCGAGTCAGCCTACACGCGTGACGGCAAGCTCAACCGCAGCGCCGAGGGAGAGATCGTGACCATGGAAGGCTATCCCCTGGCGGACGGTCTGGTCATCCCGGAAGATGCACGCAGCATCGCAATCAGCCGGGACGGTGAGGTCGTTGCCTATTTCGACGACGAGACTGACGGACAGCCGATCGGTAACATCTCGCTTGTCCGCTTTATCAACGAGAAGGGTCTGGAGGCAATGGGCGACAACCTGTTCCGCGAGACGGAAGCGTCCGGGCCGCCAAACCAGCTTGTCCCGGGCACAGAAGGGATGGGCCTTATCCAGCAAGGGTTCCTTGAAGAATCCGGTGTCGATGTTGTTCAGGAAATTTCCGACCTCATCGAAGCTCAGCGTGGCTACGAGCTGAACTCCAAAGTCATCACGGCGGCAGATGAAATGCTCGCTGCCACAACCCGCGTGAGGTAA
- the flgA gene encoding flagellar basal body P-ring formation chaperone FlgA, with translation MGPLIAFSLGLTVQLMGASSLVAKEVIRAGDTVTAANISTEAGDMVDADNPLIGREVRRTVYVGQELTLDDTRPARLVRRNQLVTVKFVSGALEITTTGRAMGEATAGETISILNLSSKKIVSGEVQSEGWVLVQ, from the coding sequence ATGGGCCCGTTGATTGCGTTCAGTCTCGGCCTGACCGTCCAGTTGATGGGCGCGTCCTCGCTGGTGGCAAAAGAGGTGATCCGTGCCGGAGATACGGTGACGGCCGCGAACATTTCCACAGAGGCGGGGGATATGGTCGACGCCGACAACCCTCTCATCGGACGCGAAGTGCGGCGAACCGTCTATGTCGGTCAGGAACTGACACTGGACGACACGCGGCCTGCGCGACTGGTTCGGCGCAATCAGCTTGTCACGGTGAAGTTTGTCAGCGGCGCGCTGGAGATCACCACGACCGGTCGAGCCATGGGAGAGGCGACTGCTGGCGAAACTATTTCAATCCTGAACCTCAGCTCGAAGAAGATCGTGAGTGGCGAGGTTCAGTCAGAAGGATGGGTGCTCGTTCAATGA
- a CDS encoding flagellar basal body L-ring protein FlgH: MKTFLTISFAALGVTACASMPVDAPVNLAEQAPVQPFQFEPHVEPAPSETASLWTTAPNALLSMRRAKAVGDLLTVVVEMDDRASLQSSLSRNRNSSGEVNVDALFGLPEWANGVLPGGATLSPGVDYSRGSALDGSGAMNRAETIAFTLAARVVAMEPNGNLVIQGYQQTRVSNEVRLLTISGVIRAQDITRTNTVTYEKIADAQISYLNSGDATSVPQRRAGQKALDWIVPF; encoded by the coding sequence ATGAAGACGTTCCTGACAATCTCATTTGCTGCGCTGGGCGTCACGGCCTGTGCGTCCATGCCGGTTGATGCGCCGGTCAATCTCGCCGAGCAGGCACCGGTTCAACCGTTCCAGTTCGAACCCCATGTGGAGCCGGCCCCATCGGAAACTGCCTCGCTCTGGACGACCGCGCCGAATGCCTTGCTCAGCATGCGCCGGGCAAAGGCCGTGGGGGACCTGCTGACCGTGGTTGTCGAGATGGATGACCGCGCGAGTCTTCAGAGCTCTCTGTCCCGCAATCGCAACAGCAGCGGTGAGGTCAATGTGGATGCCCTGTTCGGCCTGCCGGAATGGGCCAATGGCGTGCTTCCGGGCGGAGCGACCCTGTCGCCGGGCGTGGACTACAGCCGCGGATCCGCCCTTGATGGCAGCGGAGCGATGAACCGGGCCGAGACGATTGCGTTCACTTTAGCGGCGCGGGTGGTCGCCATGGAGCCAAACGGGAATCTTGTAATTCAGGGCTACCAGCAGACACGTGTCAGCAATGAAGTCCGGCTCTTGACGATCAGTGGCGTAATCCGTGCGCAGGACATCACCCGTACGAACACAGTCACCTACGAGAAGATCGCGGATGCGCAGATTTCCTACCTAAACAGCGGTGATGCGACGTCGGTCCCGCAGCGCAGGGCTGGTCAGAAGGCCCTCGACTGGATCGTCCCCTTCTAG
- a CDS encoding flagellar basal body-associated FliL family protein: MKQIIPSLVAILAIVLGGGAAHFLKSGSGETSHAAAEKSDSHGEAKPEKKKKEKAHGKTDKHGSGDAEDVTYYKFSREFVVPMIEDDRVQSLVILNLNLEVDTAISSELFSKEPVLRDNIMTTLVKLSSGGRTLNSITDVENYETLRSMILANLQNEVPEGIRNVLILDMARQDL, translated from the coding sequence ATGAAACAGATTATTCCGTCTCTTGTTGCCATACTTGCCATCGTTCTCGGAGGAGGGGCGGCTCATTTCCTGAAATCGGGATCTGGCGAGACCAGTCATGCGGCGGCGGAAAAATCTGATTCCCATGGCGAGGCGAAGCCGGAAAAAAAGAAGAAGGAAAAGGCGCACGGGAAGACCGACAAGCATGGCAGCGGCGATGCCGAGGACGTGACCTATTACAAATTCTCGCGGGAGTTCGTCGTTCCGATGATCGAGGACGACCGGGTGCAGAGCCTGGTTATTCTCAACCTGAATCTGGAAGTGGATACGGCAATCTCCTCGGAACTGTTCTCGAAGGAGCCAGTGCTGCGGGACAATATCATGACCACGCTCGTGAAACTCAGCAGCGGCGGCCGCACACTGAATTCGATTACCGATGTCGAAAACTACGAGACTCTGCGATCGATGATCCTTGCGAATCTGCAGAATGAGGTGCCGGAAGGTATCCGGAACGTCCTCATACTCGACATGGCCAGACAGGACCTCTAG